From the genome of Triticum aestivum cultivar Chinese Spring chromosome 3B, IWGSC CS RefSeq v2.1, whole genome shotgun sequence, one region includes:
- the LOC123072618 gene encoding DNA mismatch repair protein MLH1, with amino-acid sequence MINEYFSIHIDQDGNLARLPVLLDQYTPDMDRLPEFMLTLVNDISWDVKKECFRTAAAAIGNSYALHPPIVPNPSGKGIQLQKKNKDCMETAEQAGSTDEDDIDQELLAEAEAAWAQREWTIQHVLFPSMRLFLKPPKSIAADGTFAQVASLDKLYKILERC; translated from the exons ATGATTAATGAGTACTTCTCTATTCACATCGATCAAGATGGCAACCTGGCCAGACTTCCTGTTTTACTTGATCAGTACACCCCTGATATGGATCGCCTTCCAGAGTTCATGTTGACTCTAGTAAATGAT ATTTCCTGGGACGTTAAGAAAGAGTGCTTCAGAACGGCAGCAGCTGCTATTGGAAACTCCTATGCACTTCATCCTCCCATCGTTCCAAATCCATCTGGCAAAGGCATTCAGttacaaaagaaaaataaagattGCATGGAAACTGCTGAACAGGCTGGTAGTACAG ATGAAGACGACATTGATCAAGAGCTGCTTGCGGAAGCAGAAGCCGCATGGGCTCAACGTGAGTGGACCATCCAGCACGTCTTGTTTCCGTCCATGCGGCTTTTCCTCAAGCCTCCGAAGTCGATCGCGGCAGATGGGACGTTTGCTCAG GTTGCCTCTCTAGACAAACTCTACAAGATCTTGGAGAGATGCTAG